Proteins from a single region of Carettochelys insculpta isolate YL-2023 chromosome 17, ASM3395843v1, whole genome shotgun sequence:
- the YTHDF1 gene encoding YTH domain-containing family protein 1 produces the protein MSATSVDPQRPKGQDNKVQNGSLHQKDTVHDNDFEPYLSGQSNQNNSYPSMTDPYLSSYYPPSIGFPYSLSEAPWSTGGDPPIPYLTTYGQLSNGDHHFMHDAVFGQPGGLGNNIYQHRFNFFPENPAFSAWGTSGSQGQQTQSSAYGSSYSYPPSSLGGTIVDGQTGFHNDTLNKAPGMNSIEQGMVGLKIGGDVTTAAVKTVGSVVNSAGMTGTLSGNGGSGVNLPVSKPTSWAAIASKPAKPQPKMKTKTGPVIGGALPPPPIKHNMDIGTWDNKGPVAKVPAPQQIPSPQSVPQPQQQIIQPIPAQPPPVTQPPYQSPQQPPQNRWVAPRNRNAAFGQSGGTGNDNSTGGTQPNSVPSGESHPVLEKLKAAHSYNPKDFEWNLKNGRVFIIKSYSEDDIHRSIKYSIWCSTEHGNKRLDSAFRSMNSKGPVYLLFSVNGSGHFCGVAEMKSPVDYGTSAGVWSQDKWKGKFDVKWIFVKDVPNNQLRHIRLENNDNKPVTNSRDTQEVPLEKAKQVLKIIATYKHTTSIFDDFSHYEKRQEEEEVVRKERQNRNKQ, from the exons ATGTCTGCCACCAGCGTTGACCCTCAG CGACCGAAAGGACAAGATAATAAAG TACAAAATGGTTCTTTGCACCAGAAGGACACAGTTCATGACAACGATTTTGAACCTTACCTTTCTGGACAGTCAAATCAG AATAATAGCTATCCATCAATGACTGATCCCTATTTGTCCAGTTATTATCCACCATCTATTGGGTTTCCTTATTCTCTCAGTGAAGCACCATGGTCTACTGGAGGAGATCCTCCTATCCCTTACCTCACCACCTATGGACAGCTCAGTAATGGAGACCATCATTTTATGCATGATGCTGTTTTTGGACAGCCTGGAGGTCTGGGAAATAACATCTACCAACACAGATTTAATTTTTTCCCTGAAAATCCTGCTTTTTCAGCTTGGGGAACAAGTGGGTCCCAAGGACAGCAGACTCAAAGTTCAGCTTATGGGAGCAGTTACAGCTACCCACCTAGCTCCCTGGGTGGTACTATTGTGGATGGACAAACAGGGTTTCATAATGATACTTTAAATAAAGCACCTGGAATGAACAGTATTGAACAGGGAATGGTTGGACTTAAGATTGGTGGAGATGTAACAACTGCTGCTGTGAAAACTGTAGGTTCTGTTGTCAACAGTGCTGGAATGACAGGTACGCTCTCTGGTAATGGTGGATCCGGTGTAAACTTGCCAGTATCTAAACCAACCTCTTGGGCTGCTATTGCCAGCAAGCCTGCAAAACCACAacctaaaatgaaaacaaaaactggGCCTGTAATTGGAGGAGCTTTGCCTCCACCACCTATAAAACATAATATGGACATAGGTACTTGGGATAATAAAGGTCCTGTAGCAAAagttcctgccccccagcagatCCCATCTCCTCAATCTGTCCCACAGCCACAGCAACAGATTATTCAACCTATTCCAGCTCAGCCTCCTCCAGTGACGCAGCCACCATATCAAAGCCCTCAGCAGCCACCTCAAAACCGCTGGGTGGCTCCTCGCAACAGAAATGCAGCTTTTGGCCAAAGTGGAGGGACTGGTAATGATAACTCAACTGGTGGTACACAGCCTAACTCTGTCCCAAGTGGTGAATCCCATCCTGTTCTTGAAAAACTGAAAGCTGCTCATAGCTATAACCCGAAAGATTTTGAATGGAACCTTAAAAATGGACGTGTGTTCATAATAAAGAGCTATTCTGAAGATGATATTCATCGTTCCATTAAATATTCTATTTGGTGTAGCACAGAACATGGCAACAAACGCTTAGACAGTGCTTTCCGTTCCATGAATAGTAAGGGCCCAGTCTACTTACTGTTCAGTGTTAATGGTAGTGGACATTTCTGTGGAGTAGCAGAGATGAAATCACCTGTGGACTATGGCACCAGTGCTGGCGTATGGTCTCAGGACAAATGGAAGGGGAAATTTGATGTCAAATGGATCTTTGTGAAGGATGTGCCCAACAACCAGCTCCGACACATCAGACTAGAGAACAATGACAACAAACCAGTTACAAACTCCCGTGACACACAGGAGGTGCCCttagaaaaagcaaaacaagtgCTTAAAATTATTGCTACTTACAAGCACACAACCTCCATCTTCGATGACTTTTCCCATTATGAAAAGCGccaagaagaggaggaggtggtgcgGAAG